The Bradysia coprophila strain Holo2 chromosome X, BU_Bcop_v1, whole genome shotgun sequence genomic interval GTCAAAACATTCACAATTCCGTCATTGGAGAAACGTCCCTTCCGTGTCACATCCATCAAATACAGTTCCGATGAGTCCGAGCTGTTGGTCAGCTATTCATCGGATCATTTGTACTTGTTTGATGTAACCAAAGAGGgaatcaatgtgaaaaatCCTGACGAATCTTCCAAGCGCTCGAAGAGAAGTAACATTGATTCATCGCCAAGCGTTCGAAGACTGAGATTGCGTGGAGATTGGTCAGACACCGGGCCGCAGGCCAGGCCGGAACGAGAAGCGCAAAGGGTCACTGTTGGACAGGCCAGACCTCAATTACAGGCTACGATAATGCATCGTATGACTGAAGTTTTGTCGAGAATGTTGGCTGATCCGCGGACAAGAATCGGACTGAGCGCCCACGGAAATGAGATAGCGGATCATCAAAATTTCGCGAATTCGgtacaacaatttcaaagCATTGCTGAGCAAGGTAAATTTTGAACGACTGTCAATCAGAAAAACTACAGCCACGCAATCGTCCCGTTTTCAGATAATTTACCAAACAGTTCCCATTCGTCCGTACCAGAACCAACAAACGAACAAAGCCGCCAAAGGGACACAAATATGTCGGACGAGAGTAATCAACAGTCGGGTTCGAGTAGCCAAGATCAAAACAGTGGAAACCGTGATATTGACATCGTGCCATACGATTCAACGACAATGGATTGGAATGTCAGCGACATCGACATGGAGCAGCTCAACACATTtgattatatgaaaatgaagtttATTGGGCATCGGAATGCAAGGTAATTTCtgatcaatttcaaatttacatcGCGCACGGTTCGCTTATCGATCCCGGCTCTTTACAGAACCATGATAAAAGAGGCTACGTTCTGGGGCAACGATTACATAATGTCTGGCTCGGATTGTGGACACGTATTCGCTTGGGAAAGAAAGACTGGAAAACTTGTGATGTTATTAGAGGCTGATCAGCATGTTGTAAATTGCCTGCAACCACATCCAACACTGCCTTATCTGGCGACCTCGGGTATTGACTACGACATCAAAATCTGGTCACCAATGGACGAAGAAAAGGAACGATTTGATGAGAGTAAAGCTCAAGATGTAAGTGCCATAACTGAGTTGTGTGATAGGTTTCTGTCTCAATATTCACATTCGTCATTTCATATTTGTTGCAGTTGATGCAAAGAAATGCTGTGATGTTGGAAGGTAAGCAATCGACACGTTTCCTATatgaatttcgattttattatcaAGACACACTTTTCCATTCAGAAACAAAA includes:
- the LOC119080514 gene encoding DDB1- and CUL4-associated factor 6-like; this encodes MVNGGSVFRDITNQSIHGDLIRHRLYNSTKDSISYLQRLDLYKQLKVHKGCVNTISWNNTGEYILSGSDDQSIVVTNPYNGRVLVQYKTAHRANIFSAKFMPQSNDTSIVSCSGDGIVLYTQLTSQPFNDTNAANLNYFNCHSTGTTYEVLTIPTESNSFMSCGEDGTVRLFDLRKISRCQKVCCKDNILILCPSAITAMCASPVSSNYIAVGSSDSHIRIYDRRYLSLIDFNGPNSSTTNNYTVPVKTFTIPSLEKRPFRVTSIKYSSDESELLVSYSSDHLYLFDVTKEGINVKNPDESSKRSKRSNIDSSPSVRRLRLRGDWSDTGPQARPEREAQRVTVGQARPQLQATIMHRMTEVLSRMLADPRTRIGLSAHGNEIADHQNFANSVQQFQSIAEQDNLPNSSHSSVPEPTNEQSRQRDTNMSDESNQQSGSSSQDQNSGNRDIDIVPYDSTTMDWNVSDIDMEQLNTFDYMKMKFIGHRNARTMIKEATFWGNDYIMSGSDCGHVFAWERKTGKLVMLLEADQHVVNCLQPHPTLPYLATSGIDYDIKIWSPMDEEKERFDESKAQDLMQRNAVMLEETKDTITVPAAFMIRMLACIHSLRNRRGSQPNNSPRRQENNEM